The proteins below come from a single Mya arenaria isolate MELC-2E11 chromosome 8, ASM2691426v1 genomic window:
- the LOC128242911 gene encoding uncharacterized protein LOC128242911, producing the protein MKTRLEAMRTEVTSGDVSVNQRYVTARRGMKELRGIFDNMEKMADRMNARKYQFTKDADTERLLGSKMGLGTLDVAGEFRKNIPVPDLSTVTWKNEADINVITPQDQGTCIITGLALLSPGPFLLTDQGNSCAKLVDATTRAVTSRLELPVQPWDVCALPGDQAAVTLPDKSMIQLLSTKEGQLSRGKEIKVSSGCYCITYYNNRLYVSYVSNPRIEVMTLDGLITSNIQTVDGRQAFQLPLYLTVSASTPPTLYVSDCTTHNVHQLSLDGKILREYSDMKLKYPKYVVAVGPGQLLVCGPQRDAADGEGRQDGGNTGE; encoded by the exons ATGAAAACCCGACTTGAGGCCATGAGGACGGAAGTGACTTCCGGTGACGTCTCGGTGAACCAGCGGTATGTAACGGCAAGGCGAGGCATGAAGGAGCTACGGGGAATTTTTGACAATATGGAGAAGATGGCTGATAGGATGAACGCCCGGAAGTACCAGTTTACTAAGGACGCTGACACAGAGCGGCTACTGGGTTCGAAAATGGGCCTTGGAACACTTGACGTTGCGGGGGAGTTTCGAAAGAATA TTCCAGTTCCTGACCTCTCTACTGTGACATGGAAGAATGAAGCAGACATCAACGTCATAACGCCACAAGACCAGGGAACCTGCATTATTACCGGCCTCGCTCTGCTGTCTCCCGGTCCCTTCCTTCTGACTGACCAAGGTAACAGCTGTGCCAAACTGGTGGACGCCACCACCCGCGCCGTCACGTCCCGACTCGAACTGCCAGTCCAGCCCTGGGACGTGTGTGCGCTTCCTGGTGACCAGGCTGCTGTCACTCTCCCGGATAAGTCCATGATACAACTGCTGTCTACGAAAGAAGGGCAGTTGTCGCGTGGAAAGGAAATTAAAGTATCATCTGGTTGTTATTGTATTACATACTACAACAATAGACTATACGTTTCTTACGTATCAAACCCGCGTATTGAAGTGATGACATTGGATGGGCTTATTACCAGTAACATTCAAACAGTGGATGGAAGACAAGCTTTCCAACTCCCACTATACCTGACTGTGTCAGCTTCCACACCACCGACCCTGTACGTGTCTGACTGTACTACACACAACGTCCACCAGCTGTCTCTAGACGGGAAGATCCTACGAGAGTACAGTGACATGAAGCTCAAATATCCCAAGTACGTGGTGGCGGTAGGTCCGGGTCAGCTGCTCGTGTGTGGGCCACAACGTGATGCTGCTGACGGAGAGGGACGTCAAGATGGCGGAAATACTGGGGAATAA
- the LOC128244301 gene encoding protein qua-1-like gives MGKGRGMGKGEGWGKGEGWGNGGMGKGRDGERDRDGEKGVWVKGRDGEMGDGERGGMGKGRGMGKGEMGEGRWMGERERDGQRERDGERERDGERGSGGMGKGRGMGKGRGMDKGRGMGKGRGMGKGGSGGMGKGRGMGKGRGMGEGEDGGKGEG, from the coding sequence ATGGGCAAAGGGAGAGGGATGGGGAAAGGGGAGGGATGGGGAAAGGGAGAGGGATGGGGAAATGGGGGGATGGGGAAAGGGAGGGATGGGGAAAGGGATAGGGATGGGGAAAAGGGGGTCTGGGTAAAGGGGAGGGATGGGGAAATGGGGGATGGGGAAAGGGGGGGGATGGGGAAAGGGAGAGGGATGGGGAAAGGGGAGATGGGAGAAGGACGATGGATGGGGGAAAGAGAGAGGGATGGACAAAGGGAGAGGGATGGGGAAAGGGAGAGGGATGGGGAAAGGGGGAGTGGAGGGATGGGGAAAGGGAGAGGGATGGGGAAAGGGAGAGGGATGGACAAAGGGAGAGGGATGGGCAAAGGGAGAGGGATGGGCAAAGGGGGGAGTGGAGGGATGGGGAAAGGGAGAGGGATGGGGAAAGGGAGAGGGATGGGGGAAGGGGAGGATGGGGGAAAGGGAGAGGGATGA